A single Triticum dicoccoides isolate Atlit2015 ecotype Zavitan chromosome 2A, WEW_v2.0, whole genome shotgun sequence DNA region contains:
- the LOC119357241 gene encoding tubby-like F-box protein 7: MTLRSIVRDLRESFGNLSRRNFEAKISSVPSLSGHHRGKSLESASDLQDSLVTNLQGNWASLPPELLRDVMKRLEEDDSNWPSRKDVVACASVCTTWREMCKDIVRNPEFCGKLTFPVSLKQPGSRDGLIQCFIKRDKSKLTYRLYLSLTSAVLDDNGKFLLSAKRSRRTTYTDYAISMDPKNISRSSSGYIGKLRSNFLGTKFIIYDTQPPYNASKLCPQERTSRRFSSRKVSPKVPAATGSYPIAQVNYELNVLGTRGPRRMQCTMNSIPTSAVDPDGVVPGQPKELLPRLFEESFRTTASSRYSTDFSSCRFSEFGGGPLREEGGDENAGNKESPLVLKNKSPRWHEQLQCWCLNFRGRVTVASVKNFQLIAAPAPPPPASGGEAAPEPSLQPQPPQQQPTSATAQPQPAGSSLSASSSSSSSHHDTVLLQFGKVSKDTFTMDYRYPLSAFQAFAICLTSFDTKLACE; this comes from the exons ATGACTTTGCGCAGCATAGTTCGCGATTTAAGGGAGAGCTTTGGAAACCTGTCAAGGCGGAATTTCGAGGCGAAAATCTCAAGCGTCCCAAGCCTTTCGGGCCATCACAGGGGGAAATCGCTTGAATCTGCAAGTGATCTGCAGGATAGTCTTGTCACAAACCTGCAAGGCAATTGGGCTAGCCTTCCTCCTGAATTACTTCGGGATGTGATGAAAAGGTTGGAGGAAGACGACAGCAATTGGCCATCCCGCAAGGATGTTGTTGCTTGCGCTTCTGTCTGTACAACTTGGAGAGAGATGTGCAAGGATATAGTGAGGAATCCAGAATTCTGTGGAAAGCTCACCTTTCCTGTGTCCCTTAAGCAG CCTGGATCTCGAGATGGATTGATCCAGTGTTTCATCAAAAGGGACAAGTCAAAGCTAACTTATCGTCTCTACCTGTCCCTTACTTCTG CTGTGCTTGATGATAATGGCAAGTTCCTACTGTCAGCTAAAAGGAGTCGGAGAACAACTTACACCGACTATGCCATTTCTATGGATCCTAAAAATATATCCCGGTCAAGTAGTGGCTACATCGGGAAATTGAG GTCAAATTTCCTCGGCACCAAATTCATCATCTACGACACGCAGCCGCCCTACAATGCCAGTAAACTCTGCCCGCAGGAACGGACCAGCCGGCGGTTCTCCTCCAGGAAAGTTTCCCCGAAAGTTCCTGCGGCGACCGGTAGCTACCCCATCGCTCAGGTGAACTACGAGCTGAACGTGCTCGGCACCCGCGGGCCAAGGCGGATGCAGTGCACCATGAACTCCATCCCGACATCAGCGGTAGACCCCGACGGCGTTGTGCCTGGCCAACCGAAGGAGCTCCTCCCCCGGCTATTCGAGGAATCCTTCCGCACCACAGCAAGTTCCAGGTACTCCACGGACTTCAGCAGCTGCCGCTTCTCCGAGTTTGGAGGAGGGCCTCTGAGAGAAGAAGGCGGCGATGAAAATGCGGGGAACAAGGAGAGCCCGCTGGTTCTCAAGAACAAGTCGCCTCGGTGGCATGAGCAGCTGCAGTGCTGGTGCCTCAACTTCCGCGGCCGCGTCACGGTGGCCTCGGTCAAGAACTTCCAGCTGATCGCCGcacccgccccgccaccgccggcctctGGAGGAGAGGCAGCTCCCGAGCCGTCTTTACAGCCGCAACCACCCCAGCAGCAGCCTACCTCTGCTACCGCACAACCCCAGCCTGCTGGCAGTTCGTTGTCTGCATCGTCGTCCTCGTCCTCAAGCCACCACGACACGGTGCTTCTGCAGTTCGGGAAGGTGTCCAAGGACACCTTCACCATGGACTACCGGTACCCGCTGTCGGCGTTCCAGGCCTTCGCCATCTGCCTGACCAGCTTCGACACCAAGCTGGCGTGTGAATAA